The following are encoded in a window of Roseimaritima ulvae genomic DNA:
- a CDS encoding DUF1559 domain-containing protein → MLKSRRGCRWVLSRHGFTLVELLVVIAIIGVLVGLLLPAVQAAREAARRMSCSNNIKNNALAMHNYHDTYQVFPSVGYDKFGVNLDTHSWVARILPYIEQSSLYETLDFNVRVNGGTANRPYRLAELPSMQCPSESGTLGESNNLSWAHRRGSYAVNMGNTNYGQHNPNNWDGVWTYTFGGAPFSVNKEKAFRDVLDGTSNTLLMSEVPINQNDQGWQGMYAVTIYTSGAGFTTYLSPNTSGSVDGGRRCWTPSDYSPRNIPCHGGGNWWSATFAAMSLHPGGVQAALCDGSVRFVAETIDLQTWRAASTTRGGEVVDF, encoded by the coding sequence ATGCTCAAGTCACGTCGCGGTTGTCGTTGGGTGCTATCCCGACATGGTTTTACGTTGGTTGAATTGCTGGTGGTGATCGCCATCATCGGCGTCTTGGTAGGTTTGTTACTACCGGCAGTACAAGCGGCTCGAGAAGCCGCGAGGCGGATGAGTTGTTCCAATAATATTAAGAACAACGCGTTGGCGATGCACAACTATCACGATACCTACCAGGTTTTTCCGTCAGTGGGTTATGACAAATTTGGGGTGAATTTGGACACTCATTCTTGGGTGGCTCGCATCCTGCCTTATATCGAACAATCCTCGCTATATGAAACGCTGGATTTCAACGTGCGGGTCAACGGCGGCACCGCGAATCGGCCTTATCGGCTGGCCGAATTGCCTTCGATGCAATGTCCCTCCGAATCCGGCACGCTGGGGGAATCGAATAATTTAAGCTGGGCGCATCGTCGCGGCAGCTATGCCGTCAACATGGGCAACACCAACTACGGCCAGCACAATCCCAACAACTGGGATGGCGTCTGGACGTATACGTTTGGTGGAGCTCCCTTTAGTGTGAACAAGGAAAAAGCTTTTCGCGATGTGCTCGACGGCACCTCCAACACTTTGTTGATGTCGGAGGTTCCGATCAATCAGAACGACCAGGGGTGGCAGGGTATGTATGCGGTCACGATCTACACTTCGGGCGCAGGATTCACCACCTATTTGTCGCCTAACACTTCGGGTTCGGTCGATGGTGGACGCCGGTGTTGGACGCCCAGCGACTATAGTCCCCGCAACATTCCCTGTCATGGCGGAGGCAATTGGTGGTCGGCCACGTTTGCGGCGATGAGCTTACATCCCGGCGGGGTTCAAGCAGCGCTGTGTGACGGTTCGGTTCGCTTTGTGGCCG
- a CDS encoding DUF1501 domain-containing protein, whose product MSSALNPITENQLHQTRRQFFGRSAAGLGTAALASLLDRDGLAAPAATTAGPAPRFGGLPSLPDFAPQAKRVIYLFQNGAPTHVDLFDWKPALKKMHAQPVPSSYIGDRRFSTMTGKADGKLLLAPVEPFAQHGQSGAWVSELMPYTAKIADELCFVKSLHTEQVNHAPAINFMLSGGEMPGRPTVGAWLTYGLGSESDELPAFVVMTSITKDTSCGQIFYDFYWGSGFLPSRFQGVKFRGSGDPVLYVSNPDGIDRQVRRGWLDDIAAINERKLQEFGDPEIATRIAQYEMGFKMQRSIPELADLSDESRQTLDMYGPGVEQPGTFAHNCLIARRLAERGCRYVQLMHAGWDQHNSLTTELYNQCRDTDQPSAALVQDLKQRGLLDDTLVIWGGEFGRTPFLQGDINNQPRWGRDHHPYAFTTWMAGGGVKPGTSYGATDDLGINVVENPVHVHDFQATLLHLMGIDHERLTYKFQGRQFRLTDIHGHVVKDILASV is encoded by the coding sequence ATGAGTAGTGCTTTGAATCCAATAACCGAAAATCAGTTGCACCAGACGCGACGCCAGTTCTTTGGTCGTTCGGCCGCTGGGCTGGGAACTGCCGCGCTGGCCAGTCTGTTGGATCGCGATGGACTGGCGGCTCCGGCAGCCACGACAGCCGGGCCGGCACCACGCTTTGGCGGTTTGCCCTCGCTGCCGGATTTTGCTCCCCAAGCCAAACGCGTGATCTATTTGTTCCAAAACGGTGCGCCCACGCACGTGGACCTGTTCGATTGGAAGCCGGCGCTGAAGAAAATGCACGCCCAGCCGGTGCCCTCGTCTTACATCGGCGATCGTCGCTTCAGTACGATGACCGGCAAAGCCGACGGCAAGCTTTTGCTTGCTCCGGTGGAACCATTTGCGCAGCACGGGCAAAGCGGCGCCTGGGTCAGCGAATTGATGCCCTATACGGCCAAGATCGCCGACGAACTGTGTTTTGTCAAAAGCCTGCATACCGAGCAGGTGAATCACGCTCCGGCGATCAATTTTATGCTCAGCGGTGGCGAGATGCCGGGGCGTCCCACCGTGGGTGCTTGGCTGACCTATGGATTGGGCAGCGAAAGCGACGAACTGCCCGCCTTTGTGGTCATGACCAGTATCACCAAGGACACCAGCTGTGGGCAGATCTTTTACGACTTCTACTGGGGCAGCGGATTTTTGCCCTCGCGGTTTCAGGGAGTCAAGTTTCGCGGTAGCGGGGATCCGGTGTTGTATGTGTCCAACCCCGATGGGATCGATCGCCAGGTCCGCCGCGGTTGGCTGGACGACATTGCCGCGATAAATGAACGCAAGCTGCAGGAGTTTGGCGACCCGGAAATCGCCACCCGCATCGCGCAGTACGAGATGGGCTTTAAGATGCAGCGGAGCATCCCGGAGCTGGCCGATTTGTCGGATGAGTCTCGCCAGACGCTGGATATGTACGGTCCCGGCGTCGAACAGCCTGGGACGTTCGCACATAACTGCTTGATCGCTCGTCGCCTGGCTGAACGGGGCTGTCGGTATGTCCAGCTGATGCATGCCGGCTGGGATCAGCACAATTCGTTGACGACCGAGTTGTATAACCAGTGCCGCGACACCGATCAGCCGAGTGCGGCCTTGGTGCAGGATTTAAAGCAACGCGGGTTGTTGGACGATACGCTGGTGATTTGGGGAGGCGAGTTTGGTCGCACGCCGTTTCTGCAAGGCGATATCAACAACCAACCGCGTTGGGGACGGGACCATCATCCCTACGCGTTCACAACCTGGATGGCCGGCGGCGGAGTCAAGCCGGGAACCAGTTACGGGGCGACCGATGACTTGGGGATCAACGTCGTCGAAAATCCGGTTCATGTGCACGATTTTCAAGCCACGCTGTTGCACCTGATGGGTATCGACCACGAACGGTTAACCTATAAATTCCAGGGGCGTCAGTTCCGTTTGACGGACATTCACGGCCATGTGGTCAAAGATATCCTGGCATCGGTGTGA
- a CDS encoding XylR family transcriptional regulator, translating to MKRRVALIIETSTMYGRNLLTGIERFMRIHDNWSVFFEQSDLTKKPPAWLSDWNGDGIISRATTPRLIQAVKATGVPLVELTDRHRDRGLTQVRSDDALIGKLAAEHLLERGYRRFGYCGFTKEAWSDRRLQGFVDTLAAAGFECDSYRSAWHGADVRSWEQEQKHLVRWLRAVGQPCGIMACNDMRGQQVVDACSRASLAVPEEVAVVGVDNDTVLCRLCDPPLSSVVPNAESVGFLAAELLSKMMDGQPPSQRLYLIEPLRVATRQSTDAVAIDDPQVAAALQFIRQHACQGISVADVTRNVSISRSSLERKLRKFLGRTPQQEIRNVQVKRVCELLSSTDLAAERIAELCGFEHAEYMYVVFKRQTGMTPGTFRDRAQPR from the coding sequence GTGAAACGTCGCGTCGCTTTGATTATCGAAACGTCCACGATGTATGGACGGAACCTGTTGACTGGCATCGAACGCTTCATGCGGATCCATGACAACTGGTCGGTGTTTTTCGAGCAGAGTGATCTGACGAAGAAGCCGCCCGCTTGGTTGTCGGACTGGAACGGGGATGGCATCATCTCTCGGGCCACGACCCCGCGACTGATTCAAGCCGTCAAAGCGACCGGTGTACCGTTGGTCGAGCTGACCGACCGACATCGCGACCGGGGCCTGACCCAAGTCCGTTCCGACGACGCGTTGATCGGCAAGCTGGCGGCAGAACACCTGTTGGAACGGGGCTACCGCCGGTTTGGGTACTGCGGCTTTACCAAAGAAGCATGGTCAGATCGACGGCTGCAAGGCTTCGTCGACACCCTCGCAGCGGCCGGTTTTGAATGCGATAGCTACCGATCGGCCTGGCATGGGGCGGACGTCCGCAGTTGGGAGCAGGAACAGAAGCATCTGGTGCGGTGGCTGCGGGCCGTGGGGCAGCCCTGCGGCATCATGGCCTGCAATGACATGCGTGGCCAGCAGGTCGTCGACGCTTGTTCGCGAGCTTCATTGGCGGTCCCCGAAGAGGTCGCGGTGGTAGGCGTCGACAACGACACCGTGTTGTGTCGTTTGTGTGATCCACCGCTATCGAGCGTTGTTCCCAACGCCGAGTCGGTAGGCTTCTTAGCCGCTGAGTTGCTATCCAAGATGATGGATGGCCAGCCGCCCTCGCAGCGTCTGTATCTGATCGAGCCGCTGCGTGTCGCTACGCGGCAAAGCACCGACGCCGTGGCGATTGACGACCCGCAGGTCGCGGCCGCGTTGCAGTTTATTCGTCAGCACGCTTGCCAAGGAATTTCGGTGGCGGACGTGACCCGCAACGTATCGATCTCACGCAGCTCACTAGAAAGAAAGTTGCGTAAGTTTCTCGGCCGCACGCCTCAGCAAGAGATCCGTAACGTGCAGGTCAAACGTGTTTGCGAGCTGTTGTCCAGCACCGACCTTGCGGCCGAACGAATCGCGGAGCTGTGCGGGTTTGAACACGCTGAATACATGTACGTTGTGTTTAAACGCCAAACCGGTATGACGCCGGGAACCTTTCGCGATCGGGCGCAGCCGCGCTAA